The Flavobacterium johnsoniae genomic sequence CTTTTACAAAACTAAACGCAGAACCGTCTGCCGTCCAGTCGCCGTCCCAGCCTTCGTTCCAACCTTCTACCAAAACTCCGTCAAAACCATTTTTTGCTGCAAAGTCGATATATTCTTTCGTATTTTTTGTAGTTGCACCATGTTTTGGTCCTTGTCCCCAAGTATATTTTTCTAAGTGCATTCCCCACCAAATTCCGATATATTTCGAAGGCGTTATCCAAGATAAATCTTCAATTTTTGACGGCTCGTTTAGATTCAGCATAATGGTTGAAGTTGCCACTTCTCCAGGATTTTTGCCCACAACAATAGTTCTCCAAGGCGTTTTAAATGGCGTTTCTGCATATACTTTTACACCATCAGCCCAAGGCACTAAATCGCTTTTGTATTGTTTGTCTGAAGTTTTTAATAAAGTCATAGAAGCAAAATCTGTTAAATTAGCTTCGTGAATCGCTACATACAATTTGTCTTTTGTTTCGAAAGTTGCGGGCGTATTAATGGTATCCGTTTTACTCATTAATGTTTTGCGATAAGTACTTTCGTAATAGCTATTTTCTCTGTGAACCGGAATCCACCAAACTTCATTATTATCTTTAAAAGTAAATTGCGTTATTTCATTAGAGATTTTGACTTTTCCTAAATGTGACTGTTTTGGAAATTCATATCGAAAACCTACGCCATCATCAAAAACCCTGAAAACAATATCTACCAAGCGCTCCTCGCCTTTTGCTTCTTTTAAATGAACAATCAATTCGTTATGATGATCTCTCACTTTTTTGAATTCGCCCCAAGGTTGTTCCCAAGTTTCGTCTGCCGATTTTTCTTCAGTAGAAACCACTTCAAAACCGTCTGTCATTTTGGCTAAACCTTGAAATTCAAACCCCATAAGAGAAGGCTCAATAACCGATTTTCCGTTAGAAGAAAAACTATATTGCGGCTGTCCAGTTGGTGTTAATTCAAAAGTTAATTCAGAGATTTTTTCTGGAGAACTGATTTTATACGTTTTTTTAGTACTGCATGCCAGCATTACTATTGATGCCAGCGCCATTATACAGTATCTATATTTTCTGTTTTTCATTATTTAAATTGTATTAATTACAGCTCTATTTTATTTCGCTCATTATTTGTTTTGCTTTTGCAGGCTGCATCGAAACAAAGTAATTAAACGCTTGATTGAGTTTTTTCTGGGCATCAGCATTTCCTTTTTTCTGCACTCGCAAATCATACAATTTGCTGATATCTGGAAATATGTTTTCGGTGTTTTTTACTCCAGCAAAAGTTTTTATTTTTTCAATGAAAGAATAACCAAATTCAGCAGTTGGCTCAATCATGGTTCCTTCTCCGAAGTCATTCCACGTGATTAATTGCAAATAATTGACATTGGCATTTTTGGCAAGTGTAAGCGTTTCATCAAGCGTCGCTCCATTTTTATGATCGATTGTCCAACCAATTGCAGCTCCGCCTCCACCTTCAGCATAAAAATCTTTAAAACCCGGATAAGCACTTCCCATTGCAACACCTAATTTAGGTTTGGTATTCGTATAAAAATTAGTCAAGAAACTGTTGTCTTTATATACCCATGCATACTCGCCAGAAGCGTTGTCTCCAGCTTTTACAGAATGATCCCAAAGCGTTAGAAAAGTCGGTTTCGTTGTTAATGTATTAAACACATTGGTCCATTCTGCAGGCGTTTGCAAAACAATTGGTCCAAAATTCATTAGAAGTGGTTTGCCATTAATTTTGATATAATTAGCATCAGTAAAATAATTATTTTGTACATAAGCTAAATCTGTTTTTGCAGCGCTTGTTACCGAAATGGCTTTTCCAGCATTGACAACATTGGTTAAAAATCGATCTTCATACACGATAGCATATTCTAAACCTACTTTGTCCAACATTTCAATTAACTGATCTGTATTTTCTTTGACCATTCTATAATCATTAACATCGTAAGTGCCGTACCAATCGATTAGAATTCCATCAATTCCTGAATATTTCATCAACAATAAATGATTTTCTATCACATTTTTATCGCCTGAGTGATAAGGTCCAATCAGCGGATAATAATATGATGCGATTTCTCTTCGGCCGTTTGCGCCTACATTATTCGGTTTTTTATTTGCCATTGTCCAGTGATATCCCCATTTTTTATCGGCACTGCTTTCGTTGGTTTCAAACCACGGCATATAGTGCATATAAATTTTGGTGCTGTTGGTTTTCTCAATCGCAACAGGTGCTGTTTTTTCTGGTTCTGTAGGTTTATCTGAACTTTTGTCATCGCTGCTGCAGCCAGCAACCATCACAATGCTCATTAAACCCAAAACCATTGATGTGATATATCTTTTCATATTGTTGTTTAATTTATTTTGGAACTAACGTAATAAGATCATTTTTTTAAGTTTTAGAAATAGTCCCAGAGGGACGAAATATTTATAGAAAAGCATTTAGCCCAATAAAAGAACTCCAGCTGGGTGAAATATTTATTGATCTTTACGTGTCACTCCTCCGGAGCTTTATTTGCACTATCAAATTATTCTATAAATATTTAGCTCCTCCGGAGCTGTTCTTTCTTTTGTAACTGAAATATATCTTTAGTAAATTCTTAAAAACATGTCAGCCTTCCACGACTAACCAACATGGAAGACTGACATTCATAAACCTAATACCCAGGATTTTGTTTCAGGTTTTTATTTGTTGTAAGTACTGAACTTGGAATTGGAAAAATGGCTCTGTATTTTTCGGTTGCACCTTTTTCCCACCAAGGCAAAAAGAAGGTTCC encodes the following:
- a CDS encoding glycoside hydrolase family 97 protein, whose translation is MKNRKYRYCIMALASIVMLACSTKKTYKISSPEKISELTFELTPTGQPQYSFSSNGKSVIEPSLMGFEFQGLAKMTDGFEVVSTEEKSADETWEQPWGEFKKVRDHHNELIVHLKEAKGEERLVDIVFRVFDDGVGFRYEFPKQSHLGKVKISNEITQFTFKDNNEVWWIPVHRENSYYESTYRKTLMSKTDTINTPATFETKDKLYVAIHEANLTDFASMTLLKTSDKQYKSDLVPWADGVKVYAETPFKTPWRTIVVGKNPGEVATSTIMLNLNEPSKIEDLSWITPSKYIGIWWGMHLEKYTWGQGPKHGATTKNTKEYIDFAAKNGFDGVLVEGWNEGWDGDWTADGSAFSFVKAYPDFNLEEITKYAAVKNVRLIGHHETAGATKNYENQLEDAFKLYQKMGVNSVKTGYVNKFLDKKEWHDSQYGARHYRKVIETAAKYHIMIDNHEPMKGTGLQRTYPNFMSQEGGRGQEYNAWSVDGGNTPEHLTTLPFTRMLSGPFDYTPGNFNFDYKTPSGAKVQTTLANQLALYVIIFSPLQMASDLPENYEGKPEFQFVKDVPCTWSDTKVLDSKIGEYTTIARKDWDEKNWYLGSITNRNARDLKVALSFLDKNKQYEAEIYADGAGANYKTNPYPVTISKQTVNSKTVLNIKLAAGGGTAIKFTPKEK
- a CDS encoding glycoside hydrolase family 71/99-like protein, which gives rise to MKRYITSMVLGLMSIVMVAGCSSDDKSSDKPTEPEKTAPVAIEKTNSTKIYMHYMPWFETNESSADKKWGYHWTMANKKPNNVGANGRREIASYYYPLIGPYHSGDKNVIENHLLLMKYSGIDGILIDWYGTYDVNDYRMVKENTDQLIEMLDKVGLEYAIVYEDRFLTNVVNAGKAISVTSAAKTDLAYVQNNYFTDANYIKINGKPLLMNFGPIVLQTPAEWTNVFNTLTTKPTFLTLWDHSVKAGDNASGEYAWVYKDNSFLTNFYTNTKPKLGVAMGSAYPGFKDFYAEGGGGAAIGWTIDHKNGATLDETLTLAKNANVNYLQLITWNDFGEGTMIEPTAEFGYSFIEKIKTFAGVKNTENIFPDISKLYDLRVQKKGNADAQKKLNQAFNYFVSMQPAKAKQIMSEIK